Proteins encoded together in one Verrucomicrobiota bacterium window:
- a CDS encoding DUF1365 domain-containing protein produces MPFRSGLFECSVMHHRLAPKEHQFRYKIFLFALDLDELDAVAARLRFFSRNRANLYSFRDEDHLSAAVLKTTNAHRHEENPDQGVPSVRSCPRGSNPVKENVVSWLAQQGVTLPPDARIQLLTLPRVMGYVFNPVSFYFCADAAGAPLCAVAEVGNTFREMKPFLLRREDLQPDGVFRRAVPKHFYVSPFFALDLVFDFKLRVPGESLEIHIDDREDGRRVLLTTLAGRRVPLTDAQLAWQTLKCPLVTLKVISMIHWNALRLWLKNVPWHRKAANPHLQRDVMRPHESLRRAGGVAPVESTPSHAP; encoded by the coding sequence CGCTCGACCTCGACGAACTGGATGCAGTCGCCGCGCGCCTCCGCTTCTTCAGCCGCAACCGCGCGAACCTCTACTCGTTCCGCGATGAAGACCACCTTTCAGCGGCAGTGCTGAAGACCACGAACGCACACAGACACGAAGAGAATCCTGACCAGGGCGTTCCCTCCGTGCGTTCGTGCCCTCGTGGTTCAAATCCGGTGAAGGAGAATGTAGTTTCGTGGCTCGCGCAGCAGGGCGTCACGCTGCCGCCGGACGCGCGCATCCAGCTTCTCACGTTGCCGCGCGTGATGGGCTACGTCTTCAACCCGGTCTCGTTCTACTTCTGCGCCGACGCCGCGGGCGCGCCGCTCTGCGCCGTGGCCGAGGTGGGCAACACGTTCCGCGAGATGAAGCCCTTCCTGCTGCGGCGCGAGGATCTCCAGCCCGACGGCGTGTTCCGGCGCGCGGTGCCGAAGCACTTCTACGTCTCGCCGTTCTTCGCGCTCGACCTGGTGTTCGACTTCAAGCTCCGCGTGCCGGGCGAGTCGCTCGAGATTCACATTGACGACCGCGAGGACGGCCGCCGCGTGCTGCTCACCACGCTCGCGGGCCGGCGCGTGCCGCTCACGGACGCGCAGCTCGCGTGGCAGACGCTCAAGTGCCCGCTGGTCACGCTCAAGGTCATCTCGATGATCCACTGGAATGCGCTGCGGCTCTGGCTCAAGAACGTGCCGTGGCACCGCAAGGCGGCGAATCCGCATTTGCAACGCGACGTGATGCGCCCGCATGAATCGCTGCGCCGCGCGGGTGGAGTTGCACCGGTCGAAAGCACCCCTTCGCACGCTCCATGA